Proteins from a single region of Chromobacterium sp. ATCC 53434:
- a CDS encoding flagellar hook-length control protein FliK, whose protein sequence is MTIIVNTPSAKASPATGAAGPATGAATGAGGGASGDLFASLLGMQMSAVGAMLPGLGDGGDGKPADDKPASKTESTEIGGDVQAALAMPLVAALQASLQPQPTQTTPQTDVKALGQDLLAQQTTAVAIDPGALLQAKQVFNWQGEKQQKLPDPDQTVAQFLPLQQLQPQQNQPQQQQAAGVGMQQLTLPQTLNDPSWGKALGEQVLSMVNLKMDKAQIQLNPPQLGPIEVTLKMNGTDQAQVLFTAAVPATREALENNMHRLSSMMSANGIQLTDSQVSSGQSGQQQQAQQQRKGRQEQGLGETDGNDALTAIKAARGILSIFA, encoded by the coding sequence ATGACCATCATCGTCAATACGCCCAGCGCGAAGGCGAGTCCGGCGACCGGCGCCGCAGGCCCCGCGACGGGAGCCGCCACCGGCGCGGGCGGCGGCGCGTCCGGCGATCTGTTCGCCAGCCTGCTCGGCATGCAGATGAGCGCGGTAGGGGCGATGTTGCCGGGCCTCGGCGATGGCGGCGACGGCAAGCCGGCCGACGACAAGCCCGCCAGCAAGACGGAATCGACCGAGATCGGCGGCGACGTCCAGGCCGCGCTGGCGATGCCGCTGGTGGCGGCGCTGCAGGCCAGCCTGCAGCCGCAGCCGACGCAAACGACGCCGCAGACCGACGTCAAGGCCCTCGGCCAGGATCTGCTGGCCCAGCAGACGACCGCCGTCGCCATCGATCCCGGCGCCTTGCTGCAGGCCAAGCAAGTGTTCAACTGGCAGGGCGAGAAGCAGCAAAAATTGCCGGACCCGGATCAGACCGTCGCGCAATTCTTGCCGCTGCAGCAGTTGCAGCCGCAGCAGAATCAGCCGCAACAGCAGCAGGCGGCCGGCGTCGGCATGCAGCAGCTGACGCTGCCGCAGACGCTGAACGACCCCAGCTGGGGCAAGGCGTTGGGCGAGCAGGTGCTGTCCATGGTCAATCTGAAGATGGACAAGGCCCAGATCCAGTTGAATCCGCCGCAACTGGGGCCGATCGAGGTCACGTTGAAGATGAACGGCACCGATCAGGCCCAGGTATTGTTCACCGCGGCGGTGCCGGCGACGCGCGAAGCGCTGGAAAACAATATGCATCGGCTCAGTTCCATGATGTCGGCCAACGGCATACAGCTGACCGATTCTCAGGTGTCCAGCGGCCAGTCCGGCCAGCAGCAACAGGCCCAGCAACAAAGAAAAGGCCGTCAGGAACAAGGCCTTGGCGAAACCGACGGCAACGACGCGCTGACCGCGATCAAGGCTGCGCGCGGCATACTCAGCATCTTCGCCTGA